The Anopheles stephensi strain Indian unplaced genomic scaffold, UCI_ANSTEP_V1.0 ucontig318, whole genome shotgun sequence genome has a segment encoding these proteins:
- the LOC118516545 gene encoding uncharacterized protein LOC118516545 isoform X1, with product MENLLMSEEWFASLSWVVELNEVNLRRRNRQIVRTWWMRPIFFRRQEDGNRLLDNIVAEQANETVVNFLRMKKEDFIVLLQAIRPAISRMNTNMRDSITAQERLLITLRYIAAGETFSSLQYLFRVSRSSISNIVKETCICLTKTLRSYVKVGFEYVSFD from the exons ATGGAGAATCTGTTGATGAGCGAAGAGTGGTTCGCTTCGTTATCGTGGGTTGTGGAATTGAATGAAGTGAATTTGCGAAGACGCAACAGGCAAATTGTGCGCACGTGGTGGATGCGACCAATTTTTTTCCGGCGGCAAGAAGATGGCAACCGCTTGCTGGATAATATTGTCGCAGAACAAGCCAACGAAACCGTCGTTAACTTTCTTCGAATGAAGAAGGaagattttattgttttgctgcaaGCTATAAGGCCGGCAATAAGTCGCATGAACACCAATATGCGTGACTCCATCACAGCCCAAGAAAGGTTGCTAATTACGTTGCGGTATATAGCAGCTGGAGAAACGTTCAGTAGTTTGCAATATTTGTTTCGA GTGTCTCGTTCCTCCATAAGCAACATAGTAAAGGAGACGTGTATCTGCCTTACAAAAACTCTACGATCATATGTGAAGGTAGGATTCGAATACGTTTCTTTCGATTGA